In a single window of the Littorina saxatilis isolate snail1 linkage group LG3, US_GU_Lsax_2.0, whole genome shotgun sequence genome:
- the LOC138962017 gene encoding uncharacterized protein isoform X2: MSTALILRDRNPDNDFVLRGGPPLYTERTSFYPTNSDITTTTKNLSQHGYRADRYQDFLQDDQNLRSSLRNMSRSLRMVSNDIKQNLQEESTAKRYLQTQSGTVFYQDGYKPEEYEDDRIPTRRPEDRSWLSNSEWNTSAGHHVTFSDNAPMETLLNRTPSFPVTQVLSRTGDNQKEAARLLRTVNTDMGLAEVPLTRFTRKDLLASEYFPVTMSSNVSEGSRSPRQSRSRTRSRERLAQSARMRAMTPEKTHITDNFRDMKRLEKLYLVTAEAPATAFLHFYLQLLLAVFAAYLRDAVVCGRCNRIV, translated from the exons ATGTCGACTGCTCTTATTCTGCGAGACAGAAACCCTGACAATGATTTTGTGTTACGCGGTGGTCCGCCACTGTACAC AGAGAGAACTTCCTTTTATCCAACAAATTCTGAcataaccaccaccaccaaaaacCTAAGCCAGCATGGGTACAGAGCAGACCGGTACCAGGACTTCCTTCAGGATGACCAGAACCTGCGCAGCTCCCTTCGCAACATGTCACGCTCTCTACGCATGGTCAGCAATGACATCAAACAAAACCTGCAAGAAGAGAGTACGGCCAAGAGGTATCTACAAACCCAAAGTGGTACAGTCTTTTACCAGGATGGGTACAAACCAGAGGAGTACGAGGATGATCGGATTCCAACACGCCGACCAGAAGACAGAAGCTGGCTGTCAAATTCTGAGTGGAATACTTCAGCAGGTCACCATGTGACCTTTTCAGACAACGCTCCCATGGAGACGCTACTCAATAGAACTCCGTCATTTCCTGTGACGCAGGTTTTGAGCCGAACGGGCGACAACCAGAAAGAGGCTGCGAGACTGCTGAGGACGGTGAACACGGATATGGGTCTGGCGGAAGTGCCCTTGACACGCTTCACAAGGAAAGATCTGCTTGCATCAGAGTACTTTCCAGTCACCATGAGTTCCAATGTGTCTGAGGGGTCAAGGTCACCCAGACAGTCAAG GTCTCGAACTCGTAGCAGAGAAAGACTGGCGCAGAGTGCTAGAATGAGGGCAATGACGCCAGAGAAAACACATATCACGGACAACTTCCGCGATATGAAGCGGCTTGAAAAGCTCTACCTGGTAACAGCTGAAGCTCCTGCTACTG